A window from Culex pipiens pallens isolate TS chromosome 3, TS_CPP_V2, whole genome shotgun sequence encodes these proteins:
- the LOC120418819 gene encoding ceramide transfer protein isoform X2, which translates to MPSLSAARLFKSFRHKEIEGPHSTIPEDEFFDAVETGLDKIEEDRQLRVRLKFQSQQSQISTTSSVFTANQETDDDKQQSEDFGTGVQARTHKLWPEIDRICTEQLDQARQGVGDGGNGWQLFADEGEMKMYRREEEVDGMVIDPLKSCHVVQGVTAREMCHYFFDPAYRNDWETTLEDVQLVDNVAPDTMVFLQTYKRIWPASQRDALFWSHMRKISDNEDQSAHDTWVVCNHSNQNEEYPPANQGKCVRIYLTVILLCQTYLPPGKDAKTATRDDLTCKITYCSTVNPGGWAPATVLRAIYKKEYPKFLKRFTGYVIEQSKNKPIMY; encoded by the exons ATGCCCTCGTTATCCGCTGCAAGACTGTTCAAAAGCTTCAGACACAAGGAAATT GAAGGGCCACATTCGACGATCCCGGAGGATGAATTTTTCGATGCCGTCGAGACTGGCCTGGATAAGATCGAGGAGGATCGGCAGCTGCGCGTACGGCTCAAATTCCAATCTCAACAG TCTCAAATCAGCACGACCAGTTCCGTTTTCACCGCCAACCAGGAGACTGATGATGACAAGCAACAGTCGGAGGACTTTGGAACCGGCGTGCAGGCCCGAACCCACAAGCTGTGGCCGGAAATCGACCGAATCTGCACAGAGCAGCTGGACCAGGCCCGCCAGGGCGTAGGCGATGGAGGCAACGGGTGGCAGCTGTTTGCCGATGAGGGTGAGATGAAGATGTACCGGAGGGAGGAGGAGGTCGACGGAATGGTCATCGATCCGCTCAAGTCGTGCCACGTGGTGCAGGGCGTCACGGCACGCGAGATGTGTCACTACTTCTTCGATCCGGCCTACCGGAACGACTGGGAAACGACGCTGGAGGACGTACAGCTTGTGGACAATGTCGCGCCGGACACGATGGTCTTCCTGCAAACGTACAAGCGCATCTGGCCCGCGAGCCAACGTGACGCGCTGTTCTGGTCGCACATGCGAAAAATCAGCGACAACGAGGACCAGAGCGCGCACGACACGTGGGTTGTGTGCAATCATTCCaatcaaaatgaagagtatCCG ccCGCAAACCAAGGCAAATGCGTCCGTATCTATCTGACCGTGATATTGCTCTGTCAAACATATCTGCCCCCCGGAAAGGACGCCAAAACGGCAACCCGTGACGACCTGACCTGCAAAATTACGTACTGCTCCACTG TAAACCCTGGAGGCTGGGCACCCGCGACAGTGCTTCGTGCGATTTACAAGAAAGAATATCCAAAGTTCCTTAAACGCTTCACGGGATATGTTATTGAACAGAGTAAGAATAAGCCAATTATGTACTAG